The Saccopteryx leptura isolate mSacLep1 chromosome 5, mSacLep1_pri_phased_curated, whole genome shotgun sequence nucleotide sequence gccagggctcaagacAGTTATTTTCATGTTTGTACAGCCCTTTCTGATATCAGCTAAAACGTAAGTTTTTTTCCGCTAAGAGATTTGCTAAAATAGATACAgtgtgccttggccagatggcttggttggttggagcatcgtcctgaactgcagaagttgccagttcaatccctggtgagggcatacACAGCAACAGATTAatttgtctgcctgcctgcctgtctctctcttccttcctctctagctaaaatcaaacaataaattaaaaaaaaaaaaagctatagtatATTATAGTTTTGTTGTGAATTACCTCTTCAAATTTAAGCTTTACATCCTCAGATCCAGGAAAGCCACCACCAATATCAAGCAGATACATGTTGAAACCAACCTCAGCCTAGAGTCAAGAAAATTAAGTCAGTCAAACAGCCAGATTTTAAACAAGTCATGAAAAATGTACACACAAGGTAAGGTTTGAGCCTCTGCAATATGGGATGAGTTCTATAAAAGGCTGATTCTAGAACTGAGACTAGTTACTAtcagccccacccaccccaccccaccccacacttgGGGTGTATATGTACTCACCCCCATGTCAAAGACGCAGCGGGCATCCGAGATGGCCTGCACAAAGGTCTCAGGGTCAGTACAGCCACTTCCCACGTGGAAGCTGGGGCAATAAAGTGGAGAACACATATTTCTTATTGcttctgaaaataattatttacacTAGGGAAAAACCTATAAAACTTGCACTATTATCATCTTAGCCTCTAACTACCACCACCAAGATCTCACCTGACACCGATGACATCAATATTTAGCTCTTTTGCCCGTTCCAAAAGAAGCCTGCTAGTTTTGAGTGTGGCACCAAATTTAACACTGAGACGACAGACTGCTTTGGAATCATCAGTGGCAATCCGCAAAACCAACCTAGAAGAAGAGTTCATTAATTACATGACTGAAGATCACGGACCTGGCTGAAATACAAAGAATTCTCGGCTTTGATACACTGTGGTTTGAGTCTAATAAGGTTACAGTAATCAAGAGGGTTTAAGCTATTTTTCTACTTGGTCTCTAACCCGGCATTCAGATAATTAACTAAAGTACAGAGATCTAACACCTGGAGATTTGAGTTTGACCACACACAGATCCCACACCCAACCCTGCCCTCACATGGAGGAGTAACTCACTTTGCCTTTGGGTGTGCCCTGGCAACTTTCATCAGCTCGACTTCACTATCGAAAGTCATCATCCGGACTCCATTATTGGCAGCATATTTAATCTGAGACACTTGTTTACATGGATTTGCATAGATAATCCTCTCTGGAGGCACCCCAAGACTCTGCACCAATTGTATTTCAGTCTGAAAAAGAGATTACACTATATATATGTAGCTAATAAAAGGCACAGAAAAGCATAGGAAGTTGTCACATCACAGCCCTCTCCTGCCCTCATTAGCATCTACTGATCTGCCCAGCAACCAGAGAAGCCAGCCTTTCGCTTACCTTGCTGGCACAGTCGAACCCTGTCCCGATGGCAGCGAGGGTCTTCACTATGGTCCTGCTGTCATTGCATTTGACCGCATAAAAGGGGGTGATCCGAGGAAGAACTTTTAACCATTTCAGATGTTTCTTTAGGATGTCTCCCAGGTCCGCAACATAGAAGGCATCCTTATCATCCTACAGTGCGAGTGGTCACAGGGAACTTAGTAGCTTAACAATGTGCCCAACACGTGgcctcctgtctctttcctgttGCTCTCACTGAATCCCAGTCACTGACATCAATATCACTATTATCACAGCACAATCCACACCCAATTAAATTCTAAATTCTCTAACAAGACACACAAATTCTGTCACACCTCCTTAAGACCCCCCTGAAGGTTCCCGCTCACCTGCCCAGCACCGTCAAAGCAACACTGCCCGCATAGACTTAACATACTTACGGAAGAAGAAACTTCGTTAATTTTTTGGTCTAAAATGTCCTTGGCAGTAAAGCCTTCATCAAGGAAAAGGCAGTCAAACTCTTCATTACTGAAGCTGTTCATGGTTTCTGGCTGTTCTTAAATGCAACAAACTGCAAATAGCATGGAGAATTCATACAAAAGCCTCAGCGATACTTAATAACTCTTAAAGTTAACCTGCAACAATCATGAATACTTACCAGGAAAACGAAGATGGAATTTAAAGAAATGATTGCCAGCTTTTCACAAAGGCAGTCCTCCAAGAATTCCAAGTCCTGTGGAAGATGGGTGCTTGCTCCCTCCAGGCAGCAGAAGTGTGCTGATAACACAGAAGATATTCCACTTTAGGGACACCTCCGATGGAGACTAGGCACTAACCAcactcacccagggctgctcAGGTACCCCACAGCTCCCCCTCCACATTTGGGAATCCCATTACTCCTGGGTGCAAGTCACATGACCCCACAAACCTCTGAGCACAGCAGAGTCAACACtgtagatttttttcaaagaggCACACTAAAACCCCTTGATAGTACTTTACATTTCAATAAGCACTCTAATTCAGAGCTTTCAGTTCTTTAGAAGCTTTAAAGAGCATTACAGACAGCATTTATTAAGTTGCCATATAGACATCCGCTATTTCCTACTTTTACTAAATGTTACACAGAATCATTTTTAGTAAGGAACAGGTATGGACATTTTTAGGGCTCTCAATTTACTGCATGCTCTTAAGTTTCCTGAGAATTTTATgagctaattttattttcatgatggACATGTATTTTTAAGAACTGCATCTTCAAAATCAGCATAATGTATTATACATAGTTGCTGTATGTATTCATGACTCGGCATTCCCAGACTAGTGCTGCGGACTAAATTAGCAATTTGGGAATCCCAGCAGGCATCCTAATATTTGCTTAGCTATGAATTATAACCAAAGGAAGAGTGATGTTTGGCAAACTTCATGAATAACAAAAATAAGCAAGCATGAATGACTTATGAATAAGCAAAAAGCTCCtaacaaccagagccactgtccTTGGCTCTCATAAAACGTGAGTGGTGAATAACAACATATTTCTGCCAGGTAAAGCCTTCTTTTCCACTGTGCAGCCCGCTTCAGTGCCAGCAGCCtatgggcagaggccaggcaatGGTTCAGGGCCACGGTTTGCTCTGGCATGGGGCACTATGAGAGACTCAGGGGGACAGACGGGCCATAAATCCAAACCCATGCGTGGTAGAACCTGCTTCAAGACTTGACCTAATGTGACTTTTTGGTATTGTCAACCTCCTAAATCACCCTTAGGGCAAAGCAATAGCCTAAGGCCAGCAAATCCATTTTGTCCATATAAATAACATCTAAATAGGCTGAAGTGATGACAGATGGGATTAATTAGCATCTTGTTAAACATCTTTAAGGCAATGCTCGGAATTAAAtttggaaagtttttattttaaatacactaTTATCCTGGCTGGGGAGGCTCAGCTGATTACATGCTGATGTGTCAGGGgtgtgggttcaacccctggtcagcgcacataaagaatctcccttcctctctctctctgcaataaatttaatttaaaaaaattcgtCACTGTTAAGTATTTTGCTTTCCTGTATCTTTTGAAGCTTTATTTTTGAACAAATGGCGGCAGAGAAATTCCACCCAAGAACAGCTCCTGGTGTTTTGCATAGCTAAGTCACTCCAAAGGATGAATCGATCAGCATAAGACAGCACTTTTCTGCCAAGTTGGCAATGGCATAAGAGCTAGGGGCTGATTTAaacagaaactcaaaacactTTACAAGTCAGCTAAATTACGTCCAATTCTGGGTTTGAATCAAGTCCACACGCTTTCCCCAGACATTTCTAAGGGGTTTTGCTCCCCACACGTTAAAGAATTATTTTGGATTTTCAAACACaatcagccttaaaaaaaaacaaaaaacaaaaaaaacccttgaggtTAGCTCCTCATTTTAACTGTTCCTAAATTGGGATCTTAATATCCCAGGCTTTTCTTAAATCACTAAGTCATTCAAAGATTCCTTAAATAGACAATTCCAAGCCAGGGCTGCCCGAGTTATTTATTATCACAGCTACTACGAGTCTATCTCAGCTCCAGCAACTCCTGTGGGTTCTATATCGGGCCATTTGCTCTGGACAGAGAAAAAAACCACTAAAACAAAAGTCGAGGACAAGGCGGAACCGGTAGCCTCAGCCCCGTAGCAACGAGCGAGCGATGGAAGCCCAGCACCTGCGCCAGCTCGTCCACACTTCTACTGCACCTGCTACCCGGCTTGCCACGTGggcttgaaaaaaagaaaaagcagcagtTGAAGGGACCACCGGGCCTTCCCAAGAGCTTCCGGCTCGGAACCCCGGCAGTGGTGCCGGCGGCGAGGCGCAGGCCCCCGGAGCCCGGGGTCCGGCCGCGCCATCCGGAGGGCCAGGGCTGGCGCCCCGCTCCGCCCGGGAAGCCAGGGCCCGAGGGCAGTGGCTCCCCAAGGTCAGGGGCCGGCGGCCGGCTCCGCGACCACGTGTTCCTCGTAGCTCCAGGCGCGGTCAGTCCCGGCCTCCCGCCCGGCGACAGGGACACGTGGCCGTCCCCCTCTGCCCCCCGCCCGCGCTCCGCTCACCTCCGCGCGCAAGGGCGCCTCACGCCGACCCCATGAGGACGCCGCCGCAGCCGAGCGCGCAGGACCGCCGGCCGCCCCCGTCGGCCGCCCGCCCGCCGCCTCGCTGCCTCCCGCGGAGGACCGCCGGCCCGAGGTGGCGCCGCAGCGCTGGCAGAGGGGCGGCGGCGGAGGCTGAGCGGACTGACAAAGCCCGACGCGCCGCTGCTCCGCTACTTATAGCGCCGCGCGTGTCGTCATGGAGACGCACCAGCTCAAACCAGCCACGATCGGTTCCGTCCGGGCGTCCTCCGAGAGAGGGGGCGGAGCGCGGAGGCGGTGGCCAACTTGGGCCCGGCGGCGGGGCGAGGGGCGGAGGAGAGCCCGGGCGGCTAAACGTCAGCGCCTCTGAGCGCCGCCCGGCACGCCCCCGGCCTCGCGCCGCTCTCGGCCCCTGAGGCAGGTCtgcgcacgcgcacgcgcacgcCGCCGCCGGGTTCGCGTCGCTCCCATCCTGCAGCAGGCTCGCGCACGCGCACGAAGCCGCAGGACCGGGGACCCGCGGGCGTTCTTTTCTGGCCCGGTCGGGCACCTACTGTCAGGCTGCTCGCTCGGCCCTCACTCAGCCTTGGGCCAAGAGCTGCCGCCGCAGAGTTGCAAAACCTGCCGCTGACCGTCGCGACTTTCAGCGGCCGCGCAATGCGAAAGTGTTCTTGCACTTGGCCTTAAATGCCGCGTGCCCTTGGGCAGAGAGGAAATCAGGCGCGAGCGGGGCCACGTGGACCCCGCCTCCTCCTTTCTCGTGGAAGGGACCTGGCACCTCTCTACCCCACCAGGAGGAGACCGGAGACACTGGCAGGGGAAGGGGAGTGCTGAGGGACACGCGAGCCATTGCGTGTCTTCCAACTCGATGGCAGATAGCAGTGACCATGCATGCCAACATACATGTTCGGCTTTAAGCCGCCTGAGACTCGTCCAAGGGCCTTAGGGGAAGGGATGGGAGTTAAAGGGTCCACAAGCTACCAAGCTGCTTCCAATGCCCTTTGCCATATGGATAGCGCTCATCAATGACTAGATAACTTTAAGGGCAACTGCGGTTGGCAAGCGTTCTGAGTTATGTAAGTCCCAACACACCAACGAAAGCCTGGTAGGAAATTGGTGGTCCCTAGAAGCAGAGCCAGTGCTTCCAGTGTTAGATAGACCAAAAGTCTCAAGGTCTGGGCCATTCTTACTAAATGCTATTCTTAcgaaatgttaaaatgtagcacGATATTTTGCAGAATATCCTTCAGCAGGATAAACTTGACAGGAGCCCAACCAGATAAGTgtagccaactgcaaagaaaacatGGACATGTAGTTGACCAAATGGTGTGTATAAGCAATGGCTAAGCCTCCCTTCCCAGAGGCAGAGCTTTGGATGTGAATCCCATCTCTTTCACTTGCTGCaagtaaagtaaataaaactaccttagaACAACCACATCTGGTTTTTGAATAGAGCACCCCACGTGGCAAACTTCTTGAGTTCACTGACCTTCTACCACCATTGGAGGATTGCACCTCTCCATGGTGTGCACCACCCCGACTGCTGGCCCCAAGGAGGGGAATTTgggagttattttttcttttccattttaccATTCCCTCCCTTGAAGACTAAATCCAACAGACAATTATGTTCCACCCTAGGGTGTGGGTTGTGGGCAACGTGAAGGCTGGGGGTTAGAgttaaagaacatgtaaaactagCCTTGGCCAAGCTGTCTGTGCATGGGGACCCTAGAGAGCTCAGTGCTGTAGCCCAGCCCTGGCCCCAACTTGCTGTGTGATCTTAAGTAAATCACCTACCTTTCCTGGGCCTCGGAGGAGGCTGGAGTAGATAACCCAAGGATTTTTACACCTATAAAACCCTGTGGGGTTTTGAAAAACCTCTTATGTACTGGCATAGTGGGTGAATACTTGTGTGATGAATGAATGATCTTTCTGGAGTGCCAAGAACCAGGGAGTAGGGTAAGGGACAGGGGAATTATGTCCACCCTAAGAAACTTGATTCCTGAGGAAGTATGAGATGAACAATCAGAGAACATTACAGCTCCAGGCACTAAATGGAACAGTTAGACTCCACGGGAACACTCTGGGATTTGTTCCCCTTCTGTGACGAAAACATTTTGTTCTAGTGACACAGTTTTCCTCACACTTCCAAAGTCTCCCATGTCCAGTGCCAAGGCTAAGAGGTGAACACTGTCCACACTGCCCAGCCTTCCGTGGCACATCGATCAACCAGTCACTGTGCAGCCACAGTGCCCCACTATGTGACCTCCTCCCAGTGGGATTCTGGCAGCAGCCTGGCGTGAAGGGAAGGTCTGCTAGCCCCTGTTCTGTCAGCAGCCTGCCAACCTCCCTGACCCTCTGTGAGCCTCTGCTTCTCCAGCCATAAAGGGAAGAGTTTGAGCCAGATTTAGGGTCCCTGTCAGCTTAGTTTGGTGATTTTATTTTAGACTTGGAAATATTAGCCAGAACGTAGAATTAAGCTCTTGTTTCAGGGACCAGGTGGTCTGTCTAACCCACCATTGCGAGATGGTAAACATACAACCTCCGGCCCACATGCTGTGCTTTGCTCTGGGGAGGCCAGGCCCCAGTGACTCACCTGACCCAGATGGGGAAACAGGCCAGGGTAGGAGGCAATGCTGCTTCCCCAAGTGCTGGCCCTACGGCTTGCAGGCAAACTCTCCAAGAGGCCCTTGGCCATGGGTCTGGGAGTCAGCAGGACCTGATTCATTACATTGATTACTAACCTGGATTTAAGAATACAAACCTGAAGTGACTAAACCTGGCCTCACAAACGTGTGGCATTAATATCTTTCTGCACATTTTCAGTAGATTTTATTCTGTAccttcctattttttcttctgagaGAAGGCATCAGATCCTTGTAAACTGTGTAATGCCTACCACCTAGAAGTTGCCCTTATGTGGAGATAAGGTTTTTCTGTTTGGTGGAGAAGCAGTAATGGAAgtgaacaaaaacattaaaaagcttACCGGACATTGCCGCTAAGACCTGCCTCTTTAGTCACCCCACCTAAGTCATGGGACCAACTCCAATGCTTTTAGCCACTCTCAGCACCTGGCTCATTATGAAGTCCTGGGCATCATGTCCCTGCTCGGGTCTCAGGATCTTTTTGTCAAATCCTCTCTGGCTTGATTGGACTGGTTTGAAAACTGAGGCTTTTGCAGTCTGATCGTCTAAGAATCTCTACTTCTTTTACAAAAAGTGTTCTGTATAAATTTGCTGACCACATTATCTGAACCGAAAACAAGGACACATGTTTGATGAAGGaggtcttttgtgtgtgtgtgtgtgtgtgtgtgtgtgtgtgtgtgtgtgtgtgtgacagagacagagagagacaaagagagagggacagatagggacagacagacaggaagggagagagatgagaagcatcaattctccattgcagcaccttagttgttcattgattgctttctcatatgtgccttgaccaggcagggactacagcagaccaactgaccccttgctcaagccggagaccttggactcaagctggtgaaccttactcaaaccagatgagcccacacgcAAGCTGGCAa carries:
- the ODC1 gene encoding ornithine decarboxylase; translation: MNSFSNEEFDCLFLDEGFTAKDILDQKINEVSSSDDKDAFYVADLGDILKKHLKWLKVLPRITPFYAVKCNDSRTIVKTLAAIGTGFDCASKTEIQLVQSLGVPPERIIYANPCKQVSQIKYAANNGVRMMTFDSEVELMKVARAHPKAKLVLRIATDDSKAVCRLSVKFGATLKTSRLLLERAKELNIDVIGVSFHVGSGCTDPETFVQAISDARCVFDMGAEVGFNMYLLDIGGGFPGSEDVKLKFEEIASVINPALDKYFPSDSGVTVIAEPGRYYVASAFTLAVNIIAKKLVLKEQTGSDDEEESNEKTFMYYVNDGVYGSFNCILYDHAHVKPLLQKRPKPDERYYSSSIWGPTCDGLDRIVERCGLPEMHVGDWMLFENMGAYTVAAASTFNGFQRPTIHYVMSGPMWQLMQQVQKQDGGPGVEEQDIGALPVSCAWESGIKRHPAACASARINV